The genomic segment CATTTGAATCTCCTCAGGCGGCGTTCTTGAGTTTCGGGTCCAGCGCATCGCGCAGGCCGTCGCCCATCAAGTTGATTGCCAGCACGCTGAGCAAAATGGTCAGACCAGGCAGACTTACCACCCACCAGGCGCGTTCGATGTAGTCGCGAGCCGAAGCCAGCATGGTGCCCCACTCAGGCGTTGGCGGTTGTACGCCAAGGCCGAGGAAGCCCAGTGCCGCGGCATCGAGAATGGCCGAAGAGAAACTCAGGGTGGCCTGAACGATCAGCGGTGCCATGCAGTTGGGCAGCACGGTGATGAACATCAGGCGTGGCAGGCCGGCACCGGCCAGGCGCGCGGCGGTCACGTAGTCGCGGTTCAGCTCGCCCATTACCGCGGCGCGGGTCAGACGAACATAGGACGGCAGGGACACCACGGCGATGGCGATCACGGTGTTGATCAGGCCAGGGCCGAGGATGGCGACAATCGCCACGGCCAGCAGCAGGGACGGCAGGGCCAGCATGATGTCCATCAGACGCATGATGGTCGGGCCAAGCAGGCGCGGG from the Pseudomonas sp. N3-W genome contains:
- a CDS encoding ABC transporter permease subunit — encoded protein: MTTPIPAVAVDQSLLYPSPYKEFWQAFSKNKGAVAGLLFMLLVIFCALFAPWVAPHNPSEQYRDFLLTPPAWLEGGQMQFLLGTDELGRDLLSRLIQGSRLSLLIGLSSVVMSLIPGILLGLFAGFFPRLLGPTIMRLMDIMLALPSLLLAVAIVAILGPGLINTVIAIAVVSLPSYVRLTRAAVMGELNRDYVTAARLAGAGLPRLMFITVLPNCMAPLIVQATLSFSSAILDAAALGFLGLGVQPPTPEWGTMLASARDYIERAWWVVSLPGLTILLSVLAINLMGDGLRDALDPKLKNAA